Proteins from one Mycobacterium adipatum genomic window:
- a CDS encoding Ppx/GppA phosphatase family protein — protein MRLGVLDVGSNTVHLLVVDAHRGGHPTPMSSTKAALRLAEAIDASGKLTRKGSDALVATIDEFAKIATNSGCAEMMAFATSAVRDAKNSEAVLARVQAETGVALRVLSGVDESRLTFLAVRRWYGWSAGRIVNIDIGGGSLELSSGVDEEPEVAMSLPLGAGRMTREWLSEDPPGRRRVAVLRDWLANEMSEAGAVIQAAGTPDLTVATSKTFRSLARLTGAAPSAAGPRVKRTLTAAGLRQVIAFISRMTTADRAELEGVSAERAPQIVAGALVAEASMRALGVETVQICPWALREGLILRKLDSEADGTALVETTPATPKGNTR, from the coding sequence GTGCGATTGGGCGTGCTGGATGTGGGCAGCAATACGGTGCATCTGTTGGTTGTCGACGCCCATCGCGGCGGGCACCCGACACCGATGAGTTCCACGAAGGCGGCGCTGCGCCTTGCCGAGGCCATCGACGCCAGCGGGAAGCTGACCCGAAAGGGTTCCGACGCCCTCGTCGCCACCATCGACGAGTTCGCCAAGATCGCCACCAACTCGGGGTGCGCGGAAATGATGGCCTTTGCGACCTCCGCGGTGCGCGATGCCAAGAACTCCGAGGCGGTGCTCGCGCGTGTGCAGGCCGAGACCGGTGTGGCGCTGCGGGTGCTCAGCGGGGTCGACGAGTCCCGGCTGACCTTCCTGGCGGTGCGCCGCTGGTACGGCTGGAGCGCCGGGCGGATCGTCAACATCGACATCGGCGGCGGATCGTTGGAGCTCTCCAGCGGGGTCGACGAGGAGCCCGAGGTGGCGATGTCGCTGCCGCTCGGCGCCGGCCGGATGACCAGGGAATGGCTGTCCGAGGATCCGCCGGGGCGCCGCCGGGTGGCCGTGCTGCGGGACTGGCTGGCCAACGAGATGTCGGAGGCCGGCGCGGTGATCCAGGCCGCGGGCACCCCGGACCTGACGGTGGCCACATCCAAGACGTTCCGTTCGCTGGCCCGGCTCACCGGTGCGGCCCCCTCGGCGGCCGGTCCGCGGGTGAAGCGGACCTTGACCGCGGCCGGGCTACGGCAGGTGATCGCATTCATCTCTAGGATGACTACGGCCGACAGAGCAGAGTTGGAAGGGGTGAGTGCCGAACGGGCGCCACAGATCGTGGCGGGCGCATTGGTAGCTGAGGCGAGCATGCGAGCGCTGGGTGTCGAAACGGTACAGATCTGTCCCTGGGCATTGCGGGAGGGACTGATTCTGCGCAAACTCGACAGTGAAGCGGACGGAACCGCCCTGGTCGAGACCACCCCAGCCACTCCCAAGGGCAACACACGATGA
- the regX gene encoding two-component sensory transduction protein RegX: MTSVLIVEDEESLADPLAFLLRKEGFEATVVGDGPAALAEFERAGADIVLLDLMLPGMSGTDVCKQLRSRSSVPVIMVTARDSEIDKVVGLELGADDYVTKPYSARELIARIRAVLRRGADSDDAGIADGVLEAGPVRMDVERHVVSVNGEPITLPLKEFDLLEYLMRNSGRVLTRGQLIDRVWGADYVGDTKTLDVHVKRLRSKIEADPASPVHLVTVRGLGYKLEG, translated from the coding sequence ATGACGAGCGTGCTGATCGTTGAGGACGAGGAATCCCTGGCCGACCCACTGGCCTTCCTGCTGCGCAAGGAGGGCTTCGAGGCCACCGTTGTCGGGGACGGCCCGGCCGCGCTGGCCGAGTTCGAGCGGGCCGGTGCCGATATCGTCCTGCTGGATCTGATGCTGCCCGGGATGAGCGGGACCGATGTGTGCAAACAGTTGCGGTCGCGCTCCAGCGTGCCCGTCATCATGGTCACCGCCCGCGACAGCGAGATCGACAAGGTGGTCGGGCTGGAACTCGGCGCCGACGACTACGTGACCAAGCCCTACTCGGCGCGCGAGCTGATCGCCAGGATCCGCGCGGTGCTACGCCGCGGCGCCGACAGCGACGATGCCGGTATCGCCGACGGCGTGCTGGAGGCCGGCCCGGTGCGGATGGACGTGGAGCGCCACGTGGTGAGCGTCAACGGGGAACCGATCACCCTGCCGCTCAAGGAATTCGACCTGCTGGAGTACCTGATGCGCAACAGCGGGCGGGTGCTGACCCGCGGGCAGCTGATCGACCGGGTGTGGGGTGCGGATTATGTCGGGGACACCAAGACCCTCGACGTGCACGTCAAACGGCTGCGGTCCAAGATCGAAGCCGATCCGGCCAGCCCGGTGCATCTGGTGACGGTGCGCGGGCTGGGCTACAAGTTGGAGGGCTGA